A stretch of DNA from Desmospora activa DSM 45169:
TGATTGTATTGTCCGATCGCCTCACGGTCATGGGGATGCGTATCCAAATAAAGCGTAAGTTCGACCAGAACGAAATCAACTACTTGAATCTCTTTCAACATCTGGTCGTACTGTGTTTTCCTCTTGCGACTCCACCCCTGAATATTGCCCATCGACCGCCCTCCCCTCTCCCGTATAAGGATTGGTATAGGGAGCATACAGCTGGGGCCAAAGAGTCCCCATCCTTAACGCCTCCATCGGATGAAACTGTTGCAGATGATACGGTTGAAAACCGAGATACAGTTGTGGCGGGGTTTCATAACTTCTCCACCGTAACGGGGGACAGGGATCATGGGGGCTGACATAGGGGGCGTAGAATTTTCTCGTGGTGTAATACACCGTCCTCCCTCCTTCGAACACAACTTACTCCATTTATCTATATCGATGGAAAATAATCCTTAGAACCGGTATCGATACCTCCATTTACAGTCAGTTGCCACCACCGTGTTTCCCAAGAATCCCATACCGTTAGGCGGGCAATACCTCAAAGCTCTACCACCTGAGCCACACTATCCAAGATGCGATCCGGTGGATGGGAACAACCCTCTACCATCGATCGCGTACTCACCCCCGTCAAGACGAGGGCTGCGCGCATACCGGCTTCAACCGCCATCCGGATGTCGGTTTCCAAGCGATCTCCTACCATCCAACAGTCAGCCGCAGACAGTTTTAAGACCTCCAGTGCCGCTTGGGCCATAAAAAGAGAGGGTTTCCCGGCTACCAGACGAATCCGTTCACCTGTCAGTGCCTCCATCGCCCCGATCAAAGCAGCGGTATCCGGCAGCTCCCCGCCCTCTACCGGGCAGGTGCGATCCGGATTGGAGGCGATCAGTTCCGCTCCATGACGCCACGCCTGATAAGCTCGATTCAATTTTTCATAAGTGAGATCCCGGTCCCATGACAGCAGGACATAACGGGCCTGATCCGGCCAATAAGTCAGCTTCACCCCATGTTCGCGCAACTCTTCGCGGATCGGTCGCTCCCCTATCACCAGCACTTGTTCATGTGGCTTAAGGCGCTCCTTTAACAACCGCGCCGTCACCATCGATGCATGAATCACATTGCTCTCCTCAGCAGGAATGCCGAGCTGGTTTAATTTCTGTACATAGGAGCGACGGGTTGCAATCGGTTTGTTGGAGAGAAACACCACTCGATCTCCCCGCCGCAACAGCGTATTTACAGCTTCCGCCGCTCCCGGGATGGCCCGCTCTCCCAAATAAATCGTGCCGTCCAAATCAAAGATAAATCCTTTCACTTTGTTCCTCCTTTTAGTAGAGCTGCTCTTTCGTCAAGCGGCGGGCCAGCAACTGCAACGCCACCACCAAGGCGATAATCAGGATGGACATCGCTGAAGCCGTGTAGAATTCACCCCGCAACAGATTTTGAAAAACAGCTAAACTCATGGGAGCCCATTGGCTGGGGGCCATCAAGATCGAGATGCTGGTCTCTTTGATCACCGTGACAAAAACGAGAATGGCTCCAGCTGAGATCCCCGGCAACAACAACGGTCCCACCACTGTCATCACCGTCAACAGCGGTGATGCCCCCAGATTGACGGACGCTTCTTCGATATCCTTGCGAATGGCCATCATCGTTCCCATGGTGGAACGGATCATATAGGGCATGCGGCGGATGGTGTAAGCGATGATCAACAACAGTGCCGTTCCCGTCAGCTGCAGGGGAGCCGTATTAAAAGTCTGGATCAAGGCGATCCCTAAGGCGATTCCCGGCACCACCAGCGGCAGCGATGAGAGCAGATCCAGTTTTGTCGCGCCACGCCGAATGATGAAGTAGGAGAGAAAAGTAG
This window harbors:
- a CDS encoding spore coat associated protein CotJA, which codes for MFEGGRTVYYTTRKFYAPYVSPHDPCPPLRWRSYETPPQLYLGFQPYHLQQFHPMEALRMGTLWPQLYAPYTNPYTGEGRAVDGQYSGVESQEENTVRPDVERDSSS
- a CDS encoding HAD-IIA family hydrolase, producing MKGFIFDLDGTIYLGERAIPGAAEAVNTLLRRGDRVVFLSNKPIATRRSYVQKLNQLGIPAEESNVIHASMVTARLLKERLKPHEQVLVIGERPIREELREHGVKLTYWPDQARYVLLSWDRDLTYEKLNRAYQAWRHGAELIASNPDRTCPVEGGELPDTAALIGAMEALTGERIRLVAGKPSLFMAQAALEVLKLSAADCWMVGDRLETDIRMAVEAGMRAALVLTGVSTRSMVEGCSHPPDRILDSVAQVVEL
- a CDS encoding spore coat protein CotJB — translated: MGNIQGWSRKRKTQYDQMLKEIQVVDFVLVELTLYLDTHPHDREAIGQYNHYMEQSRHLKHHFECMFGPLTHFGGSPSTDPWSWHEAPWPWQV